One Psychrobacillus glaciei genomic region harbors:
- the cotE gene encoding outer spore coat protein CotE — MKHLRQIVTKAVIAKGKKRTESIEVLCPPNTPSSILGCWVINHTFQSKKHGKYVEVTGKFDINVWYAHHDHSKTSVFTETISYKDRIKLHYRDQDSTGEEVHVRVIQQPNCTEAIITSGGTKFQVTVERELLAEVVGETTICIQVQDQDFEEEWAFKDESSSSSSSSSSSSNDNSSSSL; from the coding sequence ATGAAACATTTAAGACAGATAGTGACGAAAGCTGTTATTGCTAAAGGGAAAAAGAGAACGGAATCAATTGAAGTTCTTTGCCCACCAAATACGCCATCAAGTATTTTAGGTTGTTGGGTTATTAACCATACGTTTCAGTCGAAAAAGCACGGGAAGTACGTAGAAGTAACAGGGAAATTTGATATAAACGTTTGGTATGCACATCACGACCATTCCAAAACATCTGTTTTTACTGAAACGATTAGTTACAAAGACAGAATTAAATTACACTACCGCGATCAAGATTCGACTGGTGAAGAAGTACATGTGCGTGTTATTCAACAACCAAATTGTACAGAAGCGATTATTACATCGGGTGGAACTAAATTCCAAGTAACAGTAGAACGTGAACTTTTGGCAGAAGTTGTAGGGGAAACAACTATATGTATTCAAGTTCAAGACCAGGATTTTGAAGAAGAATGGGCATTTAAAGATGAAAGCTCATCTAGTTCCTCCAGCTCTTCTAGTTCTTCAAATGATAACTCTTCATCCTCACTTTAA
- a CDS encoding nucleotidyltransferase family protein yields the protein MKINCEKEIIKIIKEDEWMMEILKVAKALKLPDWWICAGFVRSKIWDTIHGFENRTPIPDIDVIYFDCTTVEESIEKSLEKQLIDWMPNIPWSVKNQARMHVINNLPSYTSSVDGIANFPETATALGVKLDEENNVLLSAPHGINDVTKLVIKPTPRFETTKELVTIYEDRILKKNWSSIWPMISINNARSD from the coding sequence GTGAAAATCAATTGCGAAAAAGAGATTATAAAAATAATCAAAGAAGATGAATGGATGATGGAAATATTAAAAGTAGCAAAAGCATTAAAACTTCCTGATTGGTGGATTTGTGCAGGATTTGTTCGTTCGAAAATATGGGATACGATTCATGGTTTCGAAAACAGAACTCCAATACCTGATATTGATGTAATCTATTTTGATTGTACAACCGTAGAGGAATCTATTGAAAAATCTTTAGAAAAACAGTTAATTGATTGGATGCCGAATATACCTTGGTCAGTGAAAAATCAAGCAAGGATGCATGTCATAAATAATTTACCTTCCTATACATCATCAGTTGATGGAATTGCAAACTTTCCAGAGACAGCTACAGCATTAGGAGTTAAATTAGACGAAGAAAATAATGTACTATTATCTGCACCACATGGAATTAATGATGTTACTAAACTGGTTATAAAACCCACACCCCGATTTGAGACAACTAAAGAGTTGGTGACTATATACGAGGATCGAATACTAAAAAAGAATTGGTCTTCTATTTGGCCAATGATTTCAATTAATAATGCAAGGAGTGATTGA
- the glpK gene encoding glycerol kinase GlpK → MGKYILSIDQGTTSSRAILFDKQGNIVHSAQKEFTQYFPKPGWVEHDANEIWGSVLSVIAAVLTESGNQPEDVHAIGITNQRETTVVWNKKTGKPVYHAIVWQSRQTQEIIDKLKDEQLESFIKDKTGLMLDPYFSATKVKWILDHVDRAREQAQNGELLFGTIDTWLIWKLSNGKAHVTDYSNASRTMLYNIYEQCWDKEICEKLDIPMIILPAVVSSSEVYAQTDTSVFFGKEINIAGAVGDQQAALFGQCCFEKGMAKNTYGTGCFMLLNTGEDAVSSPSGLLTTIAWGLNGKVTYALEGSVFVAGSAIQWLRDGLRMVQHASESETYAKRVDSTEGVYIVPAFVGLGTPYWDSDARGAIFGLTRGTTKEHFIRATLESLAYQTKDVLLTMEEDSGVHVELLRVDGGAVSNEFLMQFQSDLLNLPIELAKLNETTALGAAFLAGLATNYWQDEEELIAMRKSQKQYEPKMDEVKRDDLYRGWKKAVEATRVFKLSRSE, encoded by the coding sequence ATGGGGAAATATATTTTATCAATTGATCAAGGAACTACAAGCTCAAGAGCAATATTATTTGATAAACAAGGAAATATTGTGCATTCTGCTCAAAAAGAATTTACACAATATTTTCCGAAACCTGGCTGGGTGGAACACGATGCGAATGAAATATGGGGCTCTGTCTTGTCTGTTATTGCTGCTGTTTTAACGGAAAGTGGAAACCAACCAGAAGATGTGCATGCTATTGGCATTACCAACCAACGAGAAACAACAGTTGTTTGGAACAAAAAAACTGGTAAACCCGTTTATCATGCCATTGTCTGGCAATCAAGACAAACGCAAGAAATCATTGATAAATTAAAAGATGAACAGCTTGAATCCTTTATTAAAGATAAAACAGGCTTAATGCTTGACCCATATTTCTCAGCAACAAAAGTAAAATGGATATTAGATCATGTAGATAGAGCGAGAGAACAAGCACAAAATGGAGAACTTCTATTTGGTACGATTGATACTTGGCTTATCTGGAAATTATCGAATGGAAAAGCTCATGTAACTGACTATTCAAATGCTTCCAGAACGATGCTTTATAACATATATGAACAGTGCTGGGATAAAGAAATCTGTGAGAAACTGGATATACCTATGATCATCCTGCCAGCTGTAGTTTCGTCATCAGAAGTGTATGCGCAAACAGACACATCTGTGTTTTTTGGAAAAGAAATTAATATTGCTGGAGCAGTCGGAGATCAACAAGCCGCGCTTTTTGGTCAATGCTGTTTTGAAAAAGGAATGGCTAAAAACACATACGGTACAGGTTGTTTTATGCTTCTTAATACAGGAGAAGACGCGGTTTCATCTCCATCGGGGTTATTAACCACGATTGCTTGGGGACTGAACGGGAAAGTAACCTATGCTTTAGAAGGGAGTGTATTTGTAGCTGGGTCAGCTATTCAATGGTTGCGGGATGGTCTTCGAATGGTGCAACATGCATCGGAGTCTGAAACCTATGCTAAAAGAGTAGACTCTACGGAAGGTGTATATATTGTTCCGGCTTTTGTTGGGTTAGGTACACCTTATTGGGACTCCGATGCAAGGGGGGCTATTTTCGGCCTAACTCGTGGTACAACAAAAGAGCATTTTATTCGAGCTACTCTTGAATCGCTTGCTTACCAAACGAAGGATGTCCTTCTGACGATGGAAGAAGACTCTGGGGTACATGTAGAACTGCTTCGTGTAGACGGTGGCGCAGTAAGTAATGAATTTCTCATGCAGTTCCAGAGTGATTTGTTAAACTTGCCAATCGAACTTGCAAAGTTAAATGAAACAACGGCACTTGGAGCAGCATTCCTAGCAGGATTAGCAACAAATTACTGGCAAGATGAGGAAGAACTTATAGCGATGCGTAAAAGTCAAAAACAATATGAACCAAAAATGGATGAAGTGAAACGGGATGATTTATACAGAGGATGGAAAAAAGCTGTGGAAGCAACAAGAGTATTCAAACTATCAAGGAGTGAGTAG
- the mutL gene encoding DNA mismatch repair endonuclease MutL — protein MGQIIVMEELLSNKIAAGEVVERPASVVKELVENAIDAESTSIEIILEEAGLARIQVTDNGKGMDEEDAVQSFSRHATSKITTEHDLFRIRSLGFRGEALASIASVSKISLWTSDGENVGTKVELEGGRVLSCTPASIRRGTDIVVKQLFFNTPARLKYLKTIQTELGHSIDLINRLALSFPSIAFKLSNNNQTIIQTSGRGDLRQVLASIYGVSNVKKMIGFESESADFHITGYASLPEITRASKNYLTILVNGRWVKHYGLNNAIVDAYHTLLPIGRYPIVVLNIETDPMLTDVNVHPAKHQIRLSKEKELMELVKGTIRSVIHKVQQPPKVTEKPEVKKQPSVQFDFFKQTYQAPLQETIPKKDETEQPFIVHEEKEPLQEEVVVETYIEEKKPFPDLHVVGQIHGTYIVAQSDDGFYLIDQHAAQERIKYEFYKEKVGEVSASERQALLLPLTFHYSLDESYRIKESLEELENIGVYLEEFGSSSFVVREHPTWFPKGNETKIIESLIEQVLTNRKADIKKLREDAAIMMSCKLSIKANHYLTTKDMEQLLESLKNAQHPLTCPHGRPVIVHFTTYEVEKMFKRVM, from the coding sequence ATGGGACAAATCATCGTCATGGAAGAACTGCTTTCCAATAAAATTGCAGCGGGAGAGGTAGTAGAACGTCCCGCGTCCGTAGTGAAAGAGTTAGTGGAAAATGCTATTGATGCAGAAAGTACATCAATAGAAATAATACTAGAAGAAGCTGGATTAGCAAGAATACAAGTAACAGATAATGGGAAAGGAATGGATGAGGAAGACGCTGTTCAATCCTTTTCAAGACATGCTACTTCAAAAATTACAACAGAACATGATCTTTTTAGAATTCGGTCTTTAGGATTTCGAGGAGAGGCACTAGCAAGTATTGCTTCCGTTTCGAAAATTAGTTTGTGGACGTCGGACGGAGAAAACGTAGGGACAAAAGTAGAACTGGAAGGTGGACGCGTCCTTTCTTGCACACCAGCTTCTATTAGAAGAGGTACGGATATTGTGGTGAAGCAATTATTTTTTAATACACCTGCTCGATTAAAATATTTAAAAACAATTCAAACGGAGTTGGGACATTCCATTGACTTAATTAACCGGTTGGCCTTAAGTTTTCCTTCTATCGCATTTAAACTGTCGAATAATAACCAAACAATTATACAGACAAGTGGGCGAGGAGATTTAAGGCAGGTTCTTGCTTCGATTTATGGCGTATCTAATGTGAAGAAAATGATTGGTTTCGAAAGTGAGTCCGCCGATTTTCATATTACGGGTTATGCTTCTTTACCGGAAATTACGCGTGCATCAAAAAACTATCTGACGATTCTTGTAAACGGTCGGTGGGTTAAGCATTATGGACTAAACAATGCAATTGTCGATGCTTATCATACATTGTTACCAATAGGGAGATATCCGATTGTAGTATTAAATATCGAAACAGATCCAATGCTCACAGATGTAAATGTGCATCCCGCAAAGCATCAAATAAGACTAAGTAAGGAAAAGGAATTAATGGAGCTTGTAAAAGGCACAATTCGTTCCGTTATTCATAAAGTACAACAACCACCGAAAGTGACAGAAAAGCCAGAAGTAAAAAAACAACCAAGTGTCCAGTTTGACTTTTTTAAACAAACATATCAAGCGCCACTACAAGAAACAATTCCGAAAAAGGATGAAACAGAACAACCATTTATTGTACATGAGGAGAAAGAGCCTCTTCAAGAAGAAGTTGTGGTAGAAACGTATATAGAAGAGAAAAAGCCTTTTCCAGACTTACATGTGGTAGGACAAATACATGGAACATATATTGTTGCACAAAGTGATGATGGCTTTTATTTAATTGATCAACATGCGGCACAAGAGCGTATAAAATATGAATTCTACAAAGAAAAAGTAGGAGAAGTAAGTGCTAGTGAACGACAAGCGTTATTACTACCACTTACTTTTCACTATTCGTTAGATGAATCATACCGCATAAAAGAATCATTGGAAGAGTTAGAAAACATTGGTGTTTATTTAGAGGAGTTTGGTTCATCTAGCTTTGTCGTTAGAGAGCACCCAACTTGGTTTCCAAAAGGAAATGAAACGAAAATTATTGAATCATTAATCGAACAAGTATTAACAAATCGAAAAGCAGATATTAAAAAGCTTAGAGAAGACGCTGCGATAATGATGAGCTGTAAATTATCCATCAAAGCGAATCATTATTTAACAACAAAAGACATGGAGCAGTTATTAGAAAGCTTAAAAAATGCGCAACATCCATTAACATGTCCACATGGTCGTCCAGTAATCGTTCATTTTACTACGTATGAAGTGGAAAAAATGTTCAAACGAGTAATGTAG
- a CDS encoding glycerol-3-phosphate dehydrogenase/oxidase, whose protein sequence is MKSSVEREQIFNTLNFYEFDVLVIGGGITGAGIALDAVTRGMSVALVEMQDFAAGTSSRSTKLVHGGLRYLKQFEVKMVAEVGKEREIVYENAVHVTEPEWMLLPFHKKGTFGPMTTSVGLKVYDLLAGVKKEEKRHMLSAEETLQKEPLLKSKGLLGGGYYVEYRTDDARLTMEVIKKAIEKGAVCLNYAKVRSFVYNDNNDIVGAEVIDQLNTKKITIHAKKVVNAAGPWVDSVRALDAIDNNKKLRLTKGVHIVIDQQFFPLQQALYFNAPDKRMIFAIPREGKTYVGTTDTFFEGDIQNPVATIEDVQYLLKAIQDMFPNVQVTQQHVESTWAGVRPLIYEEGKDPSEISRKDEIWQSNSGLFTIAGGKLTGYRKMAESIVDTISKQLGDYNYGPCVTKHLELSGGGVGGSENFRAFIANKERLAQSYGLTLGEGRRLVKLYGSNVDKLFKYAHLLKTTSTSSLPLGILAQIYYAIHDEMAYSPVDFLVRRTGMLYFNVEQYKKYKDEVLQVMSDLLNYSEQEIEKFDKQLVKLLMQAILEGS, encoded by the coding sequence ATGAAGTCTTCTGTAGAACGTGAGCAAATATTTAACACATTAAATTTTTATGAATTCGATGTATTAGTAATTGGTGGAGGCATTACAGGCGCTGGTATTGCATTAGATGCTGTTACAAGAGGAATGTCTGTAGCCCTTGTAGAAATGCAAGACTTTGCAGCCGGTACTTCAAGTAGATCGACGAAGTTAGTGCATGGAGGGTTACGCTATTTAAAGCAGTTTGAAGTAAAAATGGTAGCAGAAGTTGGGAAAGAACGAGAAATTGTCTATGAAAATGCTGTACATGTGACCGAACCAGAATGGATGCTTCTTCCCTTTCATAAAAAGGGGACATTTGGTCCAATGACCACTTCTGTCGGCTTAAAAGTATATGACTTGCTAGCAGGAGTCAAAAAAGAAGAAAAGAGACATATGTTATCGGCTGAAGAAACGCTACAAAAAGAGCCGTTATTAAAAAGCAAAGGACTTCTTGGCGGCGGTTATTACGTAGAATATCGAACAGACGATGCTAGACTGACGATGGAAGTTATAAAAAAAGCGATTGAAAAAGGTGCAGTATGTTTAAACTATGCAAAAGTAAGGTCTTTTGTCTACAACGACAATAATGATATTGTTGGAGCAGAAGTAATCGACCAATTAAATACAAAGAAGATTACAATCCACGCTAAAAAAGTGGTCAATGCAGCAGGCCCATGGGTAGATTCCGTGCGAGCGCTTGATGCAATCGATAATAATAAAAAATTAAGACTAACAAAAGGCGTTCATATAGTAATCGATCAACAATTTTTTCCTCTTCAACAAGCGCTTTATTTTAATGCACCTGATAAACGGATGATATTTGCCATCCCAAGGGAAGGGAAAACTTATGTAGGCACTACGGATACTTTTTTTGAAGGAGATATACAAAATCCTGTTGCAACAATAGAAGATGTTCAATACTTACTAAAAGCGATACAAGATATGTTTCCAAATGTTCAAGTCACTCAACAACATGTGGAATCTACTTGGGCAGGTGTTCGACCGCTTATTTATGAGGAAGGAAAAGATCCATCTGAAATCTCACGAAAAGATGAAATATGGCAGTCGAATTCTGGTTTATTCACAATAGCCGGAGGAAAACTAACTGGTTATCGCAAAATGGCTGAGTCTATTGTGGATACTATTTCGAAACAATTAGGAGATTATAATTATGGGCCTTGTGTGACGAAGCATTTAGAGCTTTCAGGTGGAGGTGTAGGCGGTTCTGAGAACTTCCGAGCTTTTATAGCGAATAAAGAAAGACTTGCACAATCTTATGGACTAACTTTAGGAGAAGGAAGACGATTAGTTAAACTTTATGGATCGAATGTAGATAAATTGTTTAAATATGCACACTTATTAAAAACAACTTCTACTTCGAGTTTGCCTCTAGGTATATTAGCGCAAATTTACTATGCGATACATGATGAAATGGCATATTCACCAGTTGATTTTTTGGTGCGTAGAACCGGAATGCTTTACTTTAATGTGGAACAATACAAAAAGTATAAAGATGAAGTATTGCAAGTAATGAGCGATCTATTAAATTACTCAGAACAAGAAATAGAAAAATTTGATAAGCAACTAGTTAAACTTCTTATGCAGGCGATCTTAGAAGGGAGTTGA
- a CDS encoding ABC transporter ATP-binding protein — MNEEKVLSLIDVSKSYGNKRVLQGVNLEVYKGHIIGYIGPNGAGKSTTVKLMLGLLNDYSGKVEIFGSDISNGDISYKKRIGYVPETAEIYENLTACEYLTFTGELYGLKSDVAEKKALDLMKEFNLEASFHQRLSSFSKGMKQKVLIISSLLHDPDLLFYDEPLSGLDANSVIIIKELLAKLALQGKTIFYSSHIMDVVEKISNRIVLLVEGRVVADGTFDELKTQNKEGSLENIFNQLTGFTQHAEIAGKIVDIVSEDSTHE; from the coding sequence ATGAACGAGGAAAAGGTGTTGTCACTAATAGATGTATCTAAAAGTTACGGAAATAAAAGAGTATTGCAAGGTGTTAATTTAGAAGTATATAAGGGACACATTATTGGATATATTGGTCCAAATGGTGCGGGTAAAAGTACTACCGTTAAACTAATGCTTGGTTTATTGAATGATTATAGCGGGAAAGTTGAAATTTTCGGGAGTGATATTTCAAATGGCGATATTAGTTACAAGAAAAGAATTGGATACGTACCAGAAACCGCCGAAATATATGAGAATTTAACCGCATGTGAATATTTAACATTTACTGGAGAACTTTATGGTTTAAAAAGTGATGTTGCCGAGAAAAAAGCGTTAGATTTGATGAAAGAATTTAATCTAGAAGCATCTTTTCATCAGCGTCTATCTTCTTTTTCAAAAGGGATGAAACAAAAAGTACTAATAATTTCAAGCTTGTTACACGACCCTGATTTATTATTTTATGATGAACCTTTAAGTGGACTAGATGCAAATAGTGTAATAATTATTAAAGAGTTACTAGCAAAACTTGCATTACAAGGAAAGACTATTTTTTATTCCTCTCATATTATGGATGTTGTTGAGAAGATTAGTAACCGAATTGTTTTACTAGTAGAAGGTAGAGTGGTTGCGGATGGTACTTTCGATGAGTTAAAAACGCAAAACAAAGAGGGATCACTTGAAAATATATTCAATCAGTTAACGGGGTTTACACAACATGCAGAAATTGCTGGAAAAATTGTTGATATAGTTAGTGAGGATTCAACACATGAATGA
- the mutS gene encoding DNA mismatch repair protein MutS translates to MTTHTPMMQQYLKIKEEYIDAFLFFRLGDFYELFNEDAVKASAILEITLTSRKDNIPMCGVPHHAAQNYIETLISKGHKVAVCEQVEDPKLAKGVVKREVVRLITPGTIIEGKTMHNKTNYFIASADLLSTNEVAFSYLDVSTGDGFTTILHGDEKEIVQELLSLQAKELIVSEQLYVLINDLSALHEFTLSIEQEELNVEEAEKYVENHPIETQRTVKRLLQYIQKTQKRSLLHIQPFTFQRRDSFLIIDYHSKRNLELISSIRNGDQKGTLLWLLDETVTAMGGRKLKQWIHQPLADKRAIESRLEIVTSFLEDFMLREEMKEAFKEVYDLERLVGRIGFGSAGGRDLAQLRQSLSMIPMIKQLLLDSNNHALITLGRAIVDCQDIWRKLEIAISENPPISVKDGGVINNGYNPRLDQLRDASVNGKKWIAELEQKERELTGAKSLKIGYNRVFGYYIELTKSNIHFADDTRYVRKQTLANAERYITDELKEKESLILSAEDESLLLEYDLFTQLREEIKAYIPLVQKLAKQISELDVYISFAQVSEKHRLTKPNFHETNAMEIKEGRHPVVEKMMNNQLYVPNDCVLTEDKKMLLITGPNMSGKSTFMRQVAITIIMAQIGCYVPAKSASLPIVDKIFTRIGAADDLAGGQSTFMIEMMESQHAITNATSKSLLLFDEIGRGTSTYDGMSLAQSMMEYIHDHIGANTLFSTHYHELTELDQTLSKLRNVHVSATEKDGKVVFLHKLKEGPADKSYGIHVAELAQLPKEIISRARDILATFEQKEKNDKSSAVVQDTQLSFFDEQIRQPVESKIMEDKSSGKILTKLKKINISGTTPLGALQLLYELQNELE, encoded by the coding sequence ATGACAACACATACTCCAATGATGCAACAATACCTGAAAATCAAAGAAGAATATATAGATGCGTTTTTATTTTTCCGGTTGGGAGATTTTTATGAGTTATTTAATGAGGATGCTGTAAAAGCATCGGCCATTTTAGAAATTACGTTAACGAGTAGGAAGGATAATATTCCCATGTGCGGGGTGCCACATCATGCAGCCCAGAATTATATTGAAACGCTCATTAGCAAAGGGCATAAAGTAGCTGTTTGTGAGCAAGTAGAGGATCCAAAACTTGCAAAAGGTGTTGTAAAAAGAGAAGTAGTACGCTTGATAACCCCCGGAACGATTATAGAAGGAAAAACAATGCATAACAAAACAAATTATTTTATTGCATCTGCAGATTTACTTTCAACAAATGAAGTTGCATTTTCCTATCTAGATGTATCCACGGGAGACGGTTTTACAACTATTTTACATGGCGATGAAAAAGAAATTGTGCAGGAATTATTGTCCCTACAGGCAAAAGAATTAATCGTAAGTGAACAACTATATGTATTGATCAATGACTTATCGGCATTGCATGAATTTACTTTATCAATTGAGCAAGAAGAGTTAAATGTGGAGGAAGCGGAAAAATATGTTGAAAATCATCCAATAGAAACACAACGAACAGTAAAACGATTATTGCAATACATTCAAAAAACACAAAAGCGTTCTCTCCTACATATTCAGCCTTTCACTTTTCAAAGAAGAGACTCTTTTTTGATCATTGATTATCATTCGAAAAGAAATTTAGAGCTTATTTCTTCCATTCGGAATGGGGATCAAAAAGGAACACTTTTATGGTTATTAGATGAAACGGTAACTGCAATGGGAGGGCGAAAACTGAAACAATGGATTCATCAGCCACTTGCAGATAAACGAGCGATTGAATCACGTTTAGAAATAGTAACGAGTTTTTTAGAAGACTTTATGCTTAGAGAAGAAATGAAAGAAGCATTTAAAGAAGTATATGATTTAGAGCGATTAGTTGGAAGAATTGGGTTTGGAAGTGCTGGAGGAAGAGATCTTGCGCAACTAAGACAATCTCTATCTATGATTCCTATGATAAAGCAGCTTTTATTAGACTCCAATAATCATGCGCTTATAACATTAGGACGAGCAATAGTGGATTGTCAAGACATCTGGAGAAAGTTAGAAATAGCGATAAGTGAGAATCCACCTATTTCTGTAAAAGACGGTGGAGTGATTAACAATGGATATAATCCTCGTTTAGATCAACTACGTGATGCTTCTGTAAACGGCAAAAAGTGGATCGCCGAACTGGAACAAAAAGAACGAGAACTAACTGGTGCTAAAAGTTTGAAAATAGGGTATAACCGGGTATTCGGTTATTATATTGAGTTAACTAAATCGAATATTCACTTTGCAGATGATACAAGATATGTTCGAAAACAAACGCTTGCAAATGCGGAACGTTACATTACGGACGAGTTAAAAGAAAAAGAGTCACTTATCCTTTCAGCGGAAGATGAAAGCTTATTACTAGAATATGATTTATTTACTCAATTAAGAGAAGAAATAAAAGCATATATTCCACTTGTACAAAAATTAGCAAAACAAATAAGTGAATTAGACGTTTATATTTCATTTGCGCAAGTATCTGAAAAGCATCGATTAACAAAACCAAATTTCCATGAAACAAATGCGATGGAGATTAAAGAAGGAAGACATCCAGTTGTTGAGAAAATGATGAATAATCAATTATATGTGCCAAATGATTGTGTGTTGACTGAAGATAAAAAGATGCTCTTAATCACTGGTCCAAATATGTCAGGTAAAAGTACATTTATGCGACAAGTCGCTATTACTATAATTATGGCTCAAATTGGTTGTTATGTTCCTGCTAAATCGGCATCTTTACCAATTGTAGATAAAATATTTACACGAATTGGAGCAGCGGATGATCTAGCTGGCGGGCAAAGTACATTTATGATTGAGATGATGGAATCCCAACATGCTATTACGAATGCTACAAGTAAGAGTTTGCTTCTTTTTGATGAAATTGGCCGTGGAACATCTACTTATGACGGGATGAGTTTAGCGCAATCGATGATGGAATATATTCATGACCATATTGGTGCAAATACTTTATTTTCAACTCATTACCATGAGTTAACTGAACTGGACCAAACATTGTCTAAATTACGAAATGTACATGTCTCTGCTACTGAAAAAGATGGAAAAGTGGTATTTCTTCATAAGTTAAAAGAAGGTCCAGCTGATAAAAGTTATGGGATTCATGTTGCTGAACTTGCACAACTACCTAAAGAGATCATTTCAAGAGCAAGAGACATTTTAGCAACATTTGAACAGAAAGAAAAAAATGATAAATCGAGTGCTGTAGTTCAAGATACTCAACTTTCTTTTTTTGACGAGCAAATAAGACAACCTGTTGAATCTAAAATAATGGAAGATAAATCATCTGGAAAAATACTGACAAAGTTGAAAAAGATTAATATTTCCGGTACCACACCATTAGGAGCATTACAGTTATTATATGAGCTTCAAAACGAATTAGAATAA
- a CDS encoding glucosamine-6-phosphate deaminase codes for MPFFEMIQVDNQQQAASLVVNRLANALNEKTLHTLGLATGSTMIPIYNSIINSSLDFSQVTAFNLDEYVGLASTNKNSYAFFMSEHLFSKKPFKETYIQNGLSEDLESECTRYENKLTEHALDIQFLGVGENGHIAFNEPGTSFDSTTHVANLTDSTLGVNSQYFDDHEEIPTRAFTMGIASIMNAKQIILLAFGEKKRQALEALLGDEITEQLPITVLKRHPHVTVITDIK; via the coding sequence ATGCCATTTTTTGAAATGATTCAAGTTGACAATCAACAACAAGCAGCTTCTCTCGTGGTAAATAGGCTAGCAAATGCTTTAAATGAAAAGACACTACATACATTAGGTTTAGCAACCGGAAGCACGATGATACCAATTTATAATAGTATCATCAATTCTTCTTTAGATTTTTCACAAGTTACTGCTTTTAATCTGGATGAATATGTTGGTTTAGCTTCAACTAATAAAAACAGCTATGCTTTTTTCATGTCGGAACACTTATTTTCGAAAAAACCTTTTAAAGAAACGTATATTCAAAATGGACTTTCAGAAGATCTAGAATCGGAATGTACAAGATATGAAAATAAATTAACGGAACATGCATTAGATATTCAGTTTTTAGGTGTTGGTGAAAATGGCCATATTGCATTTAACGAGCCAGGAACTTCTTTTGACTCCACAACTCATGTAGCTAATTTAACAGATTCTACACTTGGAGTGAATAGTCAATATTTTGATGATCATGAAGAAATACCTACTAGAGCATTTACAATGGGGATTGCTTCTATCATGAATGCAAAACAAATTATTTTACTGGCATTTGGAGAAAAGAAACGACAAGCCCTCGAAGCTTTACTTGGGGATGAAATTACGGAACAGTTGCCAATTACTGTTTTAAAGAGACACCCGCATGTTACGGTTATCACTGATATTAAATAA